The DNA region atttttcatttgatgCGTTATTTGGCAACCTCGTGAATGATCTGCTCCCATCTTTCCAAGATGAAGAAGCAGATTCAGCTGAAGGTAATATAGGCGGGAGTGATATGTTAGCAAATGGGGATGCAAGAGCCCCATCTGATGCAGCAAAATTGGCACAAGGGTTCTCTTCTCCCTTATTTCCTGAAGTGGATGGTCTTTTGTCTTTGTTTAGGGATTCTTGTACGGAGTTGATAGACCTCCGAAAACAGGTAGATTGTTGGGAGCATGTGATGAAATTTCCGaggtcataatttttttttctgctgacattttgtttttggattgaaGATTGATGGAAAGCTCTACAATCTCAAGAAGGAGGTTTCTGTCCAAGATTCTAAGCACCGTAAAACACTTGCTGAGGTGAGTTTTTGGGTGTCTGGGTGCATGTGTTTTGAATCATTGTAAAAACTATACTGGAGAAGAGGtatcaatcaataaataaaaaactgatatttttattttgaagtaaaCTGCAaaagcttctttattttttatcctagaTTAGATCTCTACAGCAGACATGCGTGCACGCGTGTATATTTGCATGTAAGTTAATTCCATTTCCTTTAGTTTGGTGATATTATATAGTAATCACTTGCCATTTGATTTTTAGTGGTTAATGTTATATAATTGATTAGATTAAAAGTAAAGCAGAATAGAAGTTGgacaatcaaaagaatgtattctttttgaaataaaaagaaatagaaagaaaagtaaaGCTGAGAGTTTTATGCAATATGTAGAATCCAGAAATTTGAGAATGAAAGGAGTAtggtttctttcatttttggCAAGGGGTTTTTAGGTCTCAAGGGGAATTTGGTTGGTTTGGCTCCTCTAAGATACAatcattttgtttctctttgttCTGTTTCTGAGATCCATCTAACATAGTTACCATTTGCTatgtattttatcttttcagcTGGAACAGGGTGTAGATGGCTTGTTTGGTAGTTTCGCTAGGCTTGACTCACGTATTTCAAGTGTTGGACAGACTGCTGCCAAAATAGGAGACCATTTGCAGGTAAAATTTTTCCCATGCTCGATTATAATTTGCTAAGCATTCAGTCTATAGTTATTTCACGCTTTTTATTATGATCTTATCAGAGTGCAGATGCTCAAAGGGAAACAGCTAGTCAAACAATAGAACTCATAAAGGTACTGTCTGTCaacttatttttatgctttCCTTAGCTCAAAATGCATTAACACCTTGTTTACATAATTTTTGCAGTATTTGATGGAATTCAATGGCAGCCCAGGTGACCTAATGGAACTTTCACCTCTGTTTTCAGATGACAGCCGTGTTGCTGAGGCTGCTTCAATTGCACAGAAATTAAGTAAGATGACATTATGTTCTTACAAAGCTTTGAAATTGCATAATTCTGCAACCTCAAGTTCTTGTTATGCTGCATGAGCCTTTTGGACTAACTTAATTGCTTTTCTATATCAGTCATGCATTCtacttcttcttgttttttctttgagacAGTAGCGGGTACCCTTGCAGCTTAGCTGTAGCTTTCCATCTCCTTTAATTAGTCTGCTTTACTTCAGTCCTAATCCTAACTTTATACATTGAATCATTTAAATCCACTGCCGCTCCCTCCCTCCCCTATTTTCTGTGATAATATCTTCTTGTTTTAGTACATACTTCTAAACTCATCCAATACTATTGTCACACCAGATTAAGTGATATCCTTTTCATCCGACTTGATTGCTAGAAGTTTTATTCATCAATATTGTcatttggattttcattgaaaTCTTCTCTTAAAGTATTCCTGGTATTTTGGTTGGATCTATTCTGATGAAATACAAAATTTTTAGTGGATTTGGAATGTTGTAGCTTTTCCATAAATTAAGGAAAATCATTTTGACCCATTCTTTTGGATAATAGTAAGGCATTAGAGTGTTGAATTCACAGTGAAATTTGTTTTAAACTAtgtgatttatttaaataagcacaagtagaaaaaataaacaaataatttgtgaattgtgaAATTCTTCAATAACAAAGAATCCTTTTAAAGATTTATGCAATAGCTTTTGTTTGCTTTTCACAGCCATGAGAGTTTTTTGTTACTTTTGTGTATTTTAGGGTCATTTGCTGAGGAAGATCTTGGAAGACAAGGCTTATCCGTACCATCTGTTATGGGAAATGCAACTGCAAGCAGAGGATTAGAAGTTGCAGTTGCTAATCTTCAGGATTACTGCAATGGTATGGGTTCAGCATATTGTTCTTTTTGATTATTGATATTACTGCCACAGGAAGTTCATATATGGTGCATCAAACAATACAATGATTTAGAGGGTAGTGAAAAATAGTAACAAACTAGGTCCAAATAACAAACAGTAtggtttaataattattaatagtcATACCATATATGCTCAAACATCACCAGGTTTGAAGAAAAGGACTAGCTTGTGGTATCATGAGAAAGAATTTACAAATACCCATTTCCATATGGCCTAATCTCCTATTATTTGTGCTATTTTCCATCATAATGAAGAATCTTGGGGTGATTTCTTTCCGCATAGCCTTGTAGCTTGGGATATGTTTCAAAGATTGTTTGCAATTTAGTAGTGAGTCATGGGTGATCCTGAGGACAGTAGAAGAAGCAGTGTTGGATTCTTCTGGGAGAAAAAATTTAGTTCTTTATGGAGATATGCTGTATGTGCATTTTGATGGAGAGGAGTGCAGGGTTTTTTTCTCATCACTTCACAGAGAGTCGGTTGTTGTGGAATATAGGATAGTCTTCTGGGCTTTGAATTCTCATGTCAGCAGGATTCTTTAGGGGCACCTCCCAATAAATGGATTGGAGCgctatgttattttgatttagatGGTTGTCTATTTGCCTTTTCAAAAGATGTTTCTTTCTACAATTTTTACCATGCAATTCCTTTCTTGTAATAATACTTTCTCCTGTTATcctaaaaaaactcattgcCATATTGGCAAAGCAGGAAGAAAAGCTATGCAGATCATGATGCTTCAAAGGAAAATCATTACTGGCTTTTACGCATATCCTTTGAATCCAAATTTTGAATGGTTGGTTTCAAAGGATATTTTGATAAAAGCAATTATCACCATGCATTCATTGTCTGGAGATTTCCTTGTTCAGAATTCTGAGAATTTTGTGATCCTGTCGTATTTTTTAGTCTGTTGATTACCAGTAGGCATTAAGGCCATGTGGTCATGGAAGGTTGTAGCCCATCCCTCATGCCCATTCCccttccaaaataaaataaaataaaaataaacataagtgAATTGTAAAGGTGTTCATGATTGGTggatttgtttcttttgtttatcaTAACGTTGCAGTGATGATTTTTTcctcttaatatttttcatgcagAACTGGAGAATAGATTGTTGGCTCGGTTTGATGCAGCATCACAGAAAAGAGAATTATCTACCATGGCAGAATGTGCTAAAATTTTATCTCAGGTGAACTTTTTATAACATGTGACCGGAAAGGATACTTTTGTTGCCCCCTTGACTGGGGATCACCTGAACATGGCTACACTATACTGGGTGTGGGGGAATCCTATTGTTTACCATATGCGGTTGAACTGACTGATTCGACATAATCTTTCCTACTTTCCTCTTTGAACTGAAGTcttcaagtccaaattacatCAGAATAAGTGATGATtggaaaataagctgaaaaGTCCTCCAGACTTGCAGGAATTGGTCCAGAATGCCAACAAATTTGCTATTCCTTTCTGCCCTTTTTGGTGAAAAAAGGGAGGAAGATTGTTTAAGCcataaattttagttatttttgtttccttttgattCCTTTTCATCCTTGTTTGAAGTAAGATGGATCTTCCATTTATAAGGGGATCCTGCAAATCTGttgaaatgttttctttttcctgtttAACTCTTGGGTTTCGTTTTGCATTACAGTTCAACAGGGGCACAAGTGCCATGCAACATTATGTGGCAACACGTCCAATGTTCATTGATGTGGAAGTCATGAATGCAGACACTAGATTGGTTCTTGGGGATCAGGGTTCTCATGCTAGTCCAAGCAATGTTGCTCGTGGACTTTCTTCCCTGTTCAAAGAAATCACAGGTTTGGAAAATAGCCATTTATCCCAAGCAAGGATCACATTCTTCCAAGGATTGTTAAAAATCTTCAATTGTCTCCTGCAGACACTGTCCGTAAAGAAGCTGCTACTATTATGGCAGTATTCCCTTCTCCTAATGATGTCATGTCAATTTTAGTTCAGGTATCCGGGCAGGATTTGTTTTTTACCATACCTCATGTTTTACGCTGTCTTATTCAAATTGCTTAAggcatatgatatttttttgttgtgaattcatatttttgatgttttccatACACATGCAGAGAGTTTTAGAGCAGCGAGTTACAGCTCTTTTGGATAAATTGTTAGTGAAACCATCTCTTGTGAATTTACCTCCCATGGAAGAAGGTGGACTTTTATTGGTATGTAGAATTGCTTGGTCCAAACTGTTTATAGTTCCTTAGTTTCAGTCTGAAGCAACAATCAGATCCTaactttttttgtgtttgactTGAGGCTTCAGTATCTTAGAATGCTAGCAGTGGCATATGAGAAGACTCAGGAACTGGCTAGAGATCTACGAGCCATGGGATGTGGTGACTTAGATGTTGAGggtaattaattaactttcttGATTCTTGGTAATTTTGTGAATATTAGACGTGTAATCATCAGCAACATGGAAGTGTAGAAGATCATCAATTGATGAAGAAAGATGAACCGGGCCTGTCTTTCTCTATGTTAAATATTGTggaaagctaatgatgtcatGTTGCAATGGGTAGTCTTTGCTCTATGTGATCCCAGGTAATACCAGGGCTGCAGGGTAGTGGGATCATTCCTACCACCCCATCCTCCACACTCTTGctcaaccaaaatgaaaaaagaaatagaaaaacagaGATAATCATGTTGGATGATTCCTGGTGACTTGTTCCCAGTTGTTTGGGAGCTAAGTTGTTGATTCTGTCTCTGATTACTTcaaatatatggatattatatAATAACTTCAACTAGCATTACCTTCTACAATCATAGTATTAGCTCTTCCTAGTAGTGTATGACAAATTCTGCAAATTTTAGTCTTTTTTGCCTTATATTGTAGAATACGAGTTTGAATGGTgtagaaatgaattaaaataaattctcaaGCTTCTATGAAAAGTTTGGGCATAGTTTAATGAACTTgtggatttcttcaattcagaaaatttctcttttcttggtAGCAGAGATTGCTGCTGAGATTTGATGTATTTAAATATGTTACTGCAAATCATAGTTGACAATGTGACTGATTTCCCGAGTAAAAGTGTTAACATGACTTGATGAATGTGTATATCAATCAATATTTGTAACATTTGTCCAACATCTTGCAGAAATTTTCCTCTTTTATTTCTGTGTCTTAGTGACTTTCTTTGTTGATACAGGCCTCACAGAGTCGCTGTTCTCTTCCCACAAGGATGAATATCCTGAACATGAGCAGGCCTCTCTTAGACAGCTATATCAAGCAAAggtttgtgtgattttttttttaatatatatatcaaatttccAGAACACATTTTTCTTTGGTGACAATAGACTGTATCATGATATGCAGATGGAAGAACTGCGTGCTGAGAGCCAGCAGCTTTCTGAATCAACTGGGACCATTGGGCGCTCAAAAGGGGCTTCTGTAGCATCTTCCCACCAGCAGATATCTGTAACAGTTGTGACAGAATTTGTGCGGTGGAATGAGGAAGCAATATCAAGATGTGCTTTGTTTTCATCTCTGGTAATATTCAATTCTGCGATCAAAAATACCTTGTCTAATACTGAGAGCTCTTGTATAGCTGTTCCATATATCATGGGATTTAATGTAAAATGCTTGAGTACTCTTTTTCAGTTATCTAAAGGGTAATTAAGCAGTAGCTATCTCTATTTTTGAATGATTAAATGTTCCTTTTTGGTCAAGTCATCTGGGAATCCTGTGCCCTTGCCCGAAATTCTCTTTCTTATAGataacctttttctttctttcctccaGTAAAGTAAGGTTAACAAGCATTCATGAAATTGTAGCTATATTGGGAGATGTTTATATTTACACAAGGCTACTTTGATTATTTGTCCTGGTACACGGATAAGATTGTCAAATTGTCCTTTGTTTTATCATCTAATGGACATGTGATTAAAATGTATATTTGCAGATGACATTTGAAATAGTCTCTTTTGGATGCGTGGAATTGTCTTTACCACCTTCAGTTGTAGATTGTCTTGGCCTTCTTGTGGGTGTTAAGGCTTCCATCCACTTATAGTTTGTTATGGTTTATGTTATCCGGCCCCATGTCTAAGACAATGAATCAAATGGTATCAAATAACacataatcaaaagaatggatGGTTAGAATTTAGAAGAATTATACATGTTTTAAGCAGAACCTTGAGttagaaaaaatgaaatgaaatgaggaTTAGCCATTTTGGGTCTGATGGAACTTTTATTTCTATTCTTCTctctgaaaaagaaaatatgaatgtcttatttttctttatttataaaagcTACAAATATTTCACTggtattttattgattgattccAAACATGCTTTTCTGCAGCCTGCTACGCTGGCAGCCAATGTGAAAGCAGTGTTCACTTGCTTGCTAGATCAAGTAAGTTGCTTACTAAATCCAGTTCTTTGTTAATTTATGCCATGGTTATCTCagattttaattttcaacaataaaatgTAGGTAGGGCAATATATAACAGAAGGTCTTGAACGGGCTAGAGACGGCCTCACCGAAGCTGCAGCTCTAAGGGAACGGTTTGTGCTGGGAACGAGTGTTAGTAGAAGGGTTGCTGCTGCAGCTGCCTCTGCTGTAAGTACCTGATCATATACCTTTGCTTGCTCTATCATTACCCCTTTATGAGATATACCTATCATGTAGTTTCATATAAAGGTGATGTACATGTACTCAGAATATTGTGCTTAAGTGAGATTGATGTTGAAATGCAGGcagaagctgctgctgctgctggtgagAGCAGTTTCAGATCTTTCATGGTTGCTGTACAACGTTGTGGAAGTAGTGTGGCTATAGTACAACAAGTATGTTGGATTGCATTGACactaaattttttgttaaattggcTAAAAGGAGAATCCTGTGATATATAGAGAACTTAAAATGGCTTCAACTTTCATCTTCAGTATTTTGCAAATTCCATATCTCGCCTCTTACTACCTGTGGATGGCGCACATGCTGCTTCATGTGAAGAAATGGCAACAGCCATGTCCAGTGCAGAGGCTGCAGCTTATAAGGGGCTTCAACAATGCATTGAAACTGTTATGGCTGAGGTTTGTTCTTGACCCCTAGTCTTTTACTTTAGCAATGCATGGATTCTGACGGAAACTTGCAGGTCTTTAATTCTTCGCCATTTGTATTTGTTGCATTAATGCTTCATTCTATTTTCTCTAGTCATATTTTCATATCCAGAGAGAAATGCACTTGATCTATTCATGAATATGCTTCATCATCCCATGTGTTGCTAATCTGTTCCCTGCTCATTTTTTAAGTTCTCATTCGTATAATTTTCTTTGGGAAACTCGTACACAGGTAGAGCGATTGCTATCAGCTGAACAAAAGGCAACAGATTATCGGTCACCTGATGATGGAATGGCTCCTGATCATCGTCCAACAAGTGCCTGCACAAGGTAAATTCAGCTCGATATACTTGGGACTTGCGTTTTGAACTAAAAGTATGTTTGTTGGGTTCCCGAGAAATAAGTGATACAAAGtcaatccattttattttttgtattcttagaaatttattcatttGTGTTTTCTTGTCACACTTAGTGAATGGGGGTTTCTTTTTGACAACACAAAGTGCCTACTATTTTAATTCCCCAAGGTCCCAAGCCTCAAACCAAGTTCAGTCATACACCTACTAATAGAATGAATCTATGACAGTCGAatcaattcatttcttttctgtCATGTTTCTGCTTCAAATGGCATATCtctaatcaaaataatacattattttAGTCATTATTAATAGTAGCTGCTTTATTTCTCTTGACCAGGGTTGTGGCATATCTTTCACGTGTGCTCGAGGCTGCATTCACTGCATTGGAAGGTCTTAACAAGCAAGCATTCCTGACTGAATTGGTTAGTCTATCTCTGGGATTCTTTTGACTCGTCTGTTTGCAATTGTTTGTCCAGTTTGCCCTTCACTTATCAGTCATGACTGCTCATGCATCTGCAAATAAAGGAGTTTTATGTGCACTGTTGAAGAAAGAATGGCATGTGTGCTTTTAGgttgtctttttattatttctgaCACAAGAGTGTCTTGGTGCATTGGAGGGGATATTGCTTTAACAAGACTGTTTTGAGCATTCCATTTGCTATTATTGCTTCAATGATTTTGTTCGTActgttcttttccttttttggcACAAGTAACAATCATTGCCTCTGAAAAGTGAAAATAGGTGtacatttatatcaaaataaacctTATATACGGTGTAGGAGTTTCATTGTAACTAAAGACAGTTTATAGTGGATTGTTAAAGTGAAATTACCATTTTACCCTTGAGTGGGAAAAATGAGGCTTTGTTATGAGGGTAGTTTAGTCTTTTTCAGAGGTCCATTGGACATTAGAAGATTGTTTAGGGGTATGATAgtctttttcaaatttttgcacagtaaaaatacatttttaccCCTAAAGTCAACAAAATCTAGAGCTATTGACCATAGGTTATTTAgtcttttcaaaaactttaaaaatgtcaaaatacttatttaccccttaggtaaaaaaaaaatagagctgtTGACCAagaggttttttggtttttcagttAATAGAGtacaataaaaatgtttttacccctagaaaagacaaaaatcaaGGCATGAGTCTGGGGGCATCTATGTCCCTTTCACGatggtttttttgtaattctcagGTTCATGGAGggaattttggtattttttatctgggaaaatatttttttatttgaaaaagttgTTGGCTCGTGATGAAGATGCACCAACGCGTGGGTGGCATACCCACTCTTGGGGGGCACGTGCAATGTCATATGTTGTCAAACCTATTCTTTCACCATGTTCTTAGAAGCTCCACCGTTTCCTCTTTTGTACGAAGCACGTGTGGAGACAGATGATGGGTGGTTTTTCGCTGGCGGTCGttgttcttttctcttttttctctcttccaaAGAAAGTGCACGCCTGTCCTCTTGTCTttagatttttcaatttcagtccctatgttttttattgcttattttCTTCCTCGGtcctttttataaaagttttttatgttttcaatttagtttttattcttttgatttttgatttttgatttttttccctggttttttttgttaaagttttgttggttttcaattttttccttcaatcaaagtttatgttgttttattgttttcaatttagctcttgttcttttgattttttttttcttttgttaaagtttttttcttttcaattttttgatgccttataatttatttttttgatttgattttaaccctcattcttttaatcacattttttttgtgattgattttttcaagttttatcctTCTACGTTTGATTTGTTGGGGAATGAGCTACGTAGGTTTTTCATATGTCGTACTTTTGATCCAATAACGTGGGTAACGAGTTTGGAAAGTTCATGTAGTTCgggattcttttttcttattttcttttatgattttatcattctagTTTGAAAAATTTGCGAGTTTGAAAAATCTATAACCTATGGCAAAGTGTGGGTCAAGTAGCTTGTTCAAACTATCAGGTGAACTCTTTCAGGTCTTTGAGGACACTGCTTTGGCAAGGCTATAACTGATgatgaactttttttaaacaaatcataattCCATCAAACTGATGAGCATTCCCAAGATTATAACCAGTGCCATTTCTAACACATGACTCAACTGAAAAGCTTATCTCTTACACCATCATTCTTGGCATTTTGATCAAATTCGACTTCTTCCCTCCCCCACTAGAAGCATTCCTAGAATATACCGTGACAAGGGAGATCATTATGATTTCCCGAAATATGATCTGAGACACCTGTAATTTCACTTAATGCAGTGGTAAACTGACATAGTCTGTGCTCTTGCTTGGGGAAGGGAGGTAGTGTGGGATAGTGATTTACATGCAGAtgcttttttttctgttttcagtTTATGCTTAACTGAAGGGaacattttagtattttgaagAAAGAGTGCTTACGGAGAAACTTAACACTTAACATGGACACATTTATTATATCAGGGAATTCGCTTGCACAAGGGGCTGCTTAATCATTGGCAGAAGTTCACTTTTAATCCCAGGTAATTTGCTTTGCTCAGGTGCTTCATGCATGAAATTACCTGACATTTATACTCAGTAGTTTGGTGAAACTTTGGGTGGCATTTATAGTTATGGTTGGTGTTATTTGTAAAGAGAAGCATGTTTCAATTGGTGACTGCACGTGACAGCATTGGTTGGAATTATTTGCAGTCCATTCAGAGTATGTGAGTTTCTTATCTAATAAAGAAATGTTGAGATCTTTGAAGAAAGCATTTTAACCTTTCATGACATGTGATAACATCCAGTAAAGGGGAAACGCTGGATCTGAAATTTATGCTGTCTTTACTTGGGTTTGGAGCTTTCTCATGAGCATAGAAGTTGCTCATAATTCATGATTGGGTTTCCCCTGCATTTGAGGATTATGTTTTGGTGGTTGAGAGTTTGCATTGACCCATGTTCTAGTGGGATTCTGGAGGTTGGAAGTGATTCTTCTAGATGCTCTGGATgtgcttttctttgtttgaattCCCCAGTTTAATTACTTCAATAATTCAGTTTTGTTGATTCTCTTCCAAAGTTGATTAACCTATCTATTGCGTCAACTGTGCACTAATCTTGTGATTTCTTTTTGGATTTATCTCTAAGTTTCTGagtttgaatatttgttgtgtATGGCACCAACAAGTTGTTTTGCATAATTGTTCTATTTTTGGTTCTCCTCTGCAGTGGAGGATTGCGGTTGAAACGTGATATAACTGAGTATGGAGAATTTGTGCGTAGCTTTAATGCTCCTTCTGTTGATGAGAAGTTTGA from Populus alba chromosome 14, ASM523922v2, whole genome shotgun sequence includes:
- the LOC118041591 gene encoding exocyst complex component SEC10b, with amino-acid sequence MKQSRDGTWSDRNSKSSSVASVPLILDIDDFKGDFSFDALFGNLVNDLLPSFQDEEADSAEGNIGGSDMLANGDARAPSDAAKLAQGFSSPLFPEVDGLLSLFRDSCTELIDLRKQIDGKLYNLKKEVSVQDSKHRKTLAELEQGVDGLFGSFARLDSRISSVGQTAAKIGDHLQSADAQRETASQTIELIKYLMEFNGSPGDLMELSPLFSDDSRVAEAASIAQKLRSFAEEDLGRQGLSVPSVMGNATASRGLEVAVANLQDYCNELENRLLARFDAASQKRELSTMAECAKILSQFNRGTSAMQHYVATRPMFIDVEVMNADTRLVLGDQGSHASPSNVARGLSSLFKEITDTVRKEAATIMAVFPSPNDVMSILVQRVLEQRVTALLDKLLVKPSLVNLPPMEEGGLLLYLRMLAVAYEKTQELARDLRAMGCGDLDVEGLTESLFSSHKDEYPEHEQASLRQLYQAKMEELRAESQQLSESTGTIGRSKGASVASSHQQISVTVVTEFVRWNEEAISRCALFSSLPATLAANVKAVFTCLLDQVGQYITEGLERARDGLTEAAALRERFVLGTSVSRRVAAAAASAAEAAAAAGESSFRSFMVAVQRCGSSVAIVQQYFANSISRLLLPVDGAHAASCEEMATAMSSAEAAAYKGLQQCIETVMAEVERLLSAEQKATDYRSPDDGMAPDHRPTSACTRVVAYLSRVLEAAFTALEGLNKQAFLTELGIRLHKGLLNHWQKFTFNPSGGLRLKRDITEYGEFVRSFNAPSVDEKFELLGIMANVFIVAPESLSTLFEGTPSIRKDAQRFIQLREDYKSAKLASRLSSLWTSSS